GGGTCTGAGTGGTGGCTTGGCAGTGTTTTGGAAGAGTAGTTTTGAGGTGGAAGTTTTTGAGGCTGATAAGAGGATTATTGACTTGAAGGTGAGGATGGGTTCTTTGGCATTTTTCCTCTCCTGCATATATGGTGATCCAGTTAGAGCGCGTAGGAAGGCTGTTTGGGACAGGCTCTCTACCGTTGGGATGGTACGGAATGAGCCGTGGGTTTTGGTGGGTGATTTTAATGAATTGCTCACTGCGGCAGAGAAGGTTGGTGGTCCGGATAGACATGACTCAACTTTTTGGGATTTTCGGAATCTGGTGGACAACTGCAAGATTAAGGAAATCAAAAGCTCTGGGAACTGTCTGTCATGGTCTGGTAAGAGAGATAATGTTTGGGAGCAATGCCGTTTAGATCGCAGTTTTGGGAATTATGAATGGTTCCGACTGTTCCCCAGAGCTCACATGGAGTATTTGGAGATGCTAGTCTCTGATCATAGACCCATTTTGATCAAATTTGCATTGGAGGAAAGAGAAATGGGGAGAGGCCGCTTCGTTTTTGATAAGAGGTTAGCAAAGCAGAAAGGCGTGGAGGAGATAGTCAAGCTTGGTTGGGGGGTTGACGCATCAGAAAACGAGACACCTTTGTTGGAGCGAATCAACAGGTGTAGGAGAGAGCTCGCCAAATGGAAGAGAGTTACGACTGTAAGTGCGAAGAGTAGAATTAAAAGAATCAAGGAGGCGCTGGAGAAAGAAATATCAAAGACAGCACCTTGCTGGCAGCGGTTGAAAATGCTAAGACGAGATTTGTGTAAAGCGTACCGTGATGAGGAATCCTTTTGGCGGCAACGTAGTAGGGTGAGATGGCTTAAACTTGGTGACAGGAACACCAAGTACTTCCACCTCTGTGCCAAAGGTCGCAAGAACCGGAATAACATCCTTTTGCTTAAGGATTCCCAGGGTAGAGAACACTTCTCTGAAGGATCGAAGGGTAACATTGCAGTGGAGTACTTTCGTGATATTTTTACAAGTTCAAATCCTTGGGACTTGGAAAGTCTGTTTGAAGGGTTCCAAAGTAGAGTGTCTCCTGCAATGAACACGATGCTGACGGCTCCAGTACTTTCTGAGGAAGTTAAGAATGCGGCCTTTTCTATCAAAGAGGATAGTGCTCCGGGGGCTGATGGATTAACGGGCACTTTTTATAAGCGGTTCTGGTCTACGGTGggggaaactacagtccgtgaGGTACAGGGTTTCTTTCAGACGGCGATCTTACCCGCTGGTTGGAATCATACGCATATCTGCCTTCTGCCTAAAATCACTAACCCATCAAGGATGACAGAGCTGAGGCCTATCAGTCTCTGCTCAGTACATTACAAGATCATCTCAAAAATTCTTTGCAATAGGCTGAAAAGAATTCTACCAGAGATTGTCTCAGACACGCAGGGTGCTTTCGTTAGTGATTGCCTTATAACTGACAATATCTTGGTGGCACATGAGATGGTACATGCTTTAAGGACGAAGGATGGCATCGACTCAAACTTCATGGCCATTAAGACAGATATGTCTAAGGCATATGATCGCGTAGAGTGGTGTTTTGTGGAGTGTCTACTAGAGAGGATGGGCTTTGATAGGAAGTGGGTAACATGGATCAGCGCCTGTATTAGCTCTGTCACATATTCGGTGCTCTTAAATGGTAGTCAACATGGGTTTATCAAACCGGAGAGAGGGCTCCGTCAAGGAGATCCACTATCTCCATTTCTCTTCATATTATGTGCGGAGGCTTTGGTGAGTACTCTGAATCAAGCTGAGTCCTTGGGAAAGTTGAATGGCATCCGTTTATCAAGAGAGGGTCCTGTAGTGCACCATCTGCTGTTCGCCGATGATAGTTTGCTGTTATGTAAAGCAACAGTGGAGGAAGGAGCAGAGTTAGTAAGGAGGCTGAAACTATATGGTGATGCGTCAGGCCAAGTGATAAACACCTCCAAGTCTTCGATAATCTTTGGTTCCAAAGTTCCAGCTATGTTCCGTAATCAAATGAAAGAGGTGTTGAGTATTGATGCGGAGGGAGGTGAGGGTTTCTACCTGGGACTACCTGAATGTTTCAGTGCATCTAAGAGTAAGCTTCTAAATTTTATACACGATAAAGTTCAGAAGAGACTCAGAGGAGGGGGTTCGAAAATATTGTCTCAAGGAGGAAAAGAGATTATTCTAAAATCTGTGGGGATGGCTCTGCCAGTCTTTGCAATGAGCTGTTTCCGGTTACCTAAAGATCTCTGCGCTAAACTAACGAGCATTATGACTGAATTTTGGTGGGGAGGTGATgcagagaaaaagaaaattgcaTGGGTAGCTTGGAAGAAGCTATGCAAACCTAAGGAACTCGGTGGCATGAGTTTTAAGGATATTGCTTGGTTTAATCAAGCCTTGTTATGCAAGCAGGCATGGAGAATATGGTCTAACCCGCAATCCCTTCTAGCGAGAGTCATGAAAAGCAGATACTTTAAGCAAGGAAACTTCCTTGAGTGTTCTGTTGGATATAGACCATCATATGTTTGGAGGAGCATTATGCATGGTCGTGAGCTACTATCACAAGGGCTGCTTAAAAGAATTGGGAATGGTAAGGATACGCATGTTTGGTATGATAACTGGATCCTTATGCCTATACCTAGACCTCCTAGATATAGAACAGATGAAGTAGACCTTACGCTTAAAGTCTCAGACCTTATTGATGAGAGGCATGTAACGTGGGATGTTCAACGGGTACGTCATCTGTTTGTAGGGGAAGATGCCAATCAGATTCTGGAAATGAGGCCACAACTTAACCGTCATGATACAATGGTTTGGGGCTTCAGCAGGAGTGGTTTGTATGACTCTCAAAGCGGATACAAGCTTCTGCACCTCCTACAAATTGTTGAAAATCCTCTAGCCGCACCCTCCTTGCCTCCTATTGAGAAACGGCTCTGGTCTAATTTATGGAAAGTGAAGACGATGCCTAAGATCAGACACTTTCTGTGGAGAGCATTAGCCGGTGCCTTAGCCGTAGCTGAAAGACTGAGATCGCGAGGGATCCCGGTGGAAACGACATGTAAGTTATGTCATGCACAGCCTGAGACTATTTGTCATGTGCTCTTCCATTGTCCGGTAGCGAAGGAGGTTTGGAGACTATCAGAGTTTCCTATGCCAGCAGCTGGCTTCTCTACAAACTCTGTTTTCCTGAACTTTCATCACCTGTTGGAGACATGTAAGCGAAGTAGGTTGGAGGAGAGAACTCGCTTGGTATTTCCATGGATTCTTTGGAACATATGGAAATCTAGAAGCAAATTTGTCTTTCAACAAGTGAACGTAGGGGCAGAAGAGATATGGAGAAAAAGTCAGTTGGAGTTTGAAGCTTGGAATGCGGCTAACGTGGGTGACAAGGAAGACATTGATGAGAATGTGGGTGAATCTGCTTTAGCTTGCTGGCGAAAACCATGTCCAAGTTTCATAAAATGTAACGTTGGTTCGTCTTGGACAGATGCAAACCAAAATTGTGGGGTCGCTTGGCTGACACGGAATCATTTGGGTGTCTCGCTAATCCACAGCCGTCGCTCATACTCAATGGTGGCATCACAGCTAGAGGCTGAGTTGCTAAGTTTTCTGTGGGCCGCAGAGAGCCTATCGACACTGCGACATAAAAATGTGGTGTTTGAATCTTCATCATATTTGGCGGGAGAAGCAGTGTTGAATCCTGATAATTTTCCTATGTTTCATGGGTTGATTGACGTGATAAGAGAGAAGCTGTCTAGGTTACAACTGTTGTCTATAGCTTATGTACACAGCGGAGCAAACCAATGCGCGGAGGCCATTGCTCGTAGTGTGACAAGGGATCAGCGGTATGCTTCGTATGTGGGGAAAGATGGACCTTCTTGGTTATTGCCTATGATTCATGCAGATGCTGTTCGAGCGGACAATGGATACTAAGAAGGATCTTGAGTCTTGTTTACAGCTCATTTGAAGCATTTCATTATCCTCTCAACGGTGATGGATGCAAACAAAGGAGATGATGTTGGTTTTTAGTAGTTTTTTAATTTCTGGAGTTGGGGGCCCTGTTGGTTTCACCATACTCTGTTTCTTTCAAGAATGTTGCCCTGTTTTTTATAAATCGATTACaaagcgttaaaaaaaaagacttaatAAAACTTTTACACTCGAAGGTTTCACTAAACCAAACAATTTTAGAAACACCAGTTTGTAAAATCTTAAATTGAAATCGTGTACTCCGATTGGTGGTGTGGTTTCTGTTTATCACTGTCAATCAGGAAGGATCTTTTACGGTGACTTTCAGCCCGTGGTTTTCGCGCTCTTTCTCCGGCATGGACTCGCGCTCTTTCTCCGGCATGGACGGCTCTGGCGGCGTAGCATGTCCGGTCCCTACTCCGGTGCCGCATCTTTCTCTTGATGGCCGACCGGTTTTTGACTCCTGACTCCTGCCTCACATCTTCCGTTAATGTTGAAGCTTGTGTTTAGTGGCTTGGTTGAGATCTCGATTTGATCGATGGACGTTCTTCGTTGGAAGGATTCCAGTTCCTGAAGGTATGTGGTATTTTCCGGTGTGTTTTCGGCACCGTTTAGTTCTCTGGCATTGTCTTTGGGTGAGGAAGGTGGAAAAGGCTAATGAGACACGATAAAAACTCGACCCGTGATGTCGGGTGCTTCTTTCGTTCAGGGTTAGTGTGATGGGCTTAGAAGCCCAAGTgtctttatcatttttttttgtctttctagTTTGGGCTTTGATTTTGTATCTTGTTGTAAGATGTATGGGTTTTGTACTTGTGGCCTTCGggcttttaataaaaatcagatagcaaaaaaaaaagtgtaaaatTAATCCAGCTCTTAGTTCTCAATCTTAATCACATTTTAATTATAACTAGAGGgttttccgggctacgcccggattttTCCCTATAATATTAATTGAATTTgcgtgtttttattttaaaaatgaacaaatataatatatgctgGAActggtttattaaaaatataaaaatggtaTCTTCTATAAAATTGgtctataattataaaaatatatgcatatttaaaactattagaattttttttgtgtgttttattggAATTATAGTAAATCATCAGCTTTATTAAAAATGGACATGAATTTTCAACTATAATTATTACACACAGGgatgtattttcaaaattatcatTTTGGGTCATACAGAACATAATAGCCGGACagttaaaacatattttccctCACAGATTAATGCTACCAAAACAAACGTATAATTAGTATTActgaaatgttttttattttttcatatatatgtaattgtctatgatattttataattacagaaaaatatagaaataatatTGTACATATATGATCTCGTGATCAGAAAGAAATTAAATCttctttgtaaaattttatacaaaatgtAATGATAATAAATTGTCCGCAATACGTGCGGATtatgtctttttaatttattctcaCTATATTTAAATTGCTTTGCAAAGTTTGTAAAACAGGAGTggagttttagattttatagagaaataaagattttagaaaaaacaatgataaaattgtaaaaaaatgtatataattaaatatatcataaaaacaatgatataatttttttggcaaAGTCCCGTAACTGAAACTAAATTGTGGTTTGATCGGATTTGATATTCCAATTCATTGaccaaaaagaaacttaaactcctcaaaaaaacccaaaaaacttaAACTTATAAAAACAATCCTTGAACTGTAAAGCATAGACTTAAACACCAATGAACCCAAGTTCTAATTCCCACATCTTGGGCGTTTAGCTGTCCCTGGGTCAGCACTGCCACACGTCCGCTTGCTATCCTCATCTGCAGGATCTCCACGGCTTGTAGGGGGTTCACAGACGTCGTTTCCAGACTGCTTTGATTCCTCGGACGTTGCACCAATGTCATTTCCAACTGAGGCTTCCGTAGGTGGTGGTGTGTCTAGAGGGAGGATCTTGGTGACAGTTACGGCTCGGGTATTGCCTGAGAAGTTGTGATCTGTAACTTTCACACAGAACTTATGTGTCTGTCCGATGATGCTGATCAGAGTTTCCGGGATAGGCACCTCATGGTCAGCTCCTTCGCTTTTATTAGCCTTACATTCAATTGTAATAGTGTCAGTTAAGTCACGTGAGAGATCAGCAACAAAATAAGGAAAAAACATTTGAGATCATAAACTGATGCTCAGTTACCTTAAAGTAGTTGCTAACTAATTCGGATGCATGCCTCCCAGTCAACTCATGCCCAGCGTCTCCAAGTAGGACAAAAAAAGCTTGTTCAGTGTTGTCATAAACAGAAATCTTTGCACGGTACCTGTTGTGAAAGAATCAGAAACCAACGTCACAAATG
This region of Brassica napus cultivar Da-Ae chromosome C5, Da-Ae, whole genome shotgun sequence genomic DNA includes:
- the LOC111206229 gene encoding uncharacterized protein LOC111206229 isoform X1, whose product is MSQESAKDAFFECTATIDDVVHGSSWYYIGCSECHSKATKGTNSLICTNAKCAKVNTTGVAQYRAKISVYDNTEQAFFVLLGDAGHELTGRHASELVSNYFKANKSEGADHEVPIPETLISIIGQTHKFCVKVTDHNFSGNTRAVTVTKILPLDTPPPTEASVGNDIGATSEESKQSGNDVCEPPTSRGDPADEDSKRTCGSADPGTAKRPRCGN